CTCCACGCCGTAGTCGGCGGCCCGCGGGTCCGGCACCCGGTCGGCGCGCAGCAGTTGCGTCCAGCTGCGGGTCGCCTCGTCCCAGCGGACCAGCCCTCCGACGTCCTCCCGGCCGTAGACGACGCCGGGGGTGCGGGGGTGGACCACCAGGCCGGTGACGAAGCCGCCGCCGCCGATCCGCAGCGGCTGCCACCGGTAGTCGGCGGCCCCGGCGCCGGCGCAGCCCGCGCCCTCCTGACGGTGCGCCACCGCCGCGGCGGACTGCGCGGGGAGGGCCGGGACCCCGAGCGCGAGGAGCAGGCCGAATCCGGCGGCCGCCGAGGTCCGGGCCCGGAGGCGCCGGGGCGGGTCCGCGGCCCGGCGGTGCGGTGCGGGTCTCCTGAACGAGCGGGCGAACATGTGCGCCTCCGTGTCCCTGGTGCCGGCGGTCCGGCGGTGTGCCCCGGCCTCCCGGGCCGTCGTGACCCGCAGCGTAGGAACCGGCCCGCCCGGGCGACATGGCCCGGGATGCCCGTCGCATGGACGGCCGTGACCGGCCCGTCCCGGGCGGCGCACCGCGGCCGCGGAACATGGACGACCGTGCGCAGTCGGCCTCCGCGCCTCCTCCCGCGTCCCGTCCCCGACTACGGTGAGGCGCACGTCATCGCAGTCCCGCAACCGGGCCCCCGCCGACGCCGCGGGCGCCCGGCTCTCCCGCCTTCGCGGCCCGGCACCCCCCGAGGTCCCCGTGTTCACCGACCTTCCCCTGACAGACCTGCACGCCTACCGCTTCGACGGCGCCGAGCCGGAGGACTTCGACGCCTTCTGGGCGAAGACGCTGGCGGAGTCCCGCGCGGCGGCGGGCGCGCCCGTGCTGCGGCGCGTCGAGAACGGCCTGATCCACGTCGACACCTACGACGTCACCTTCTCCGGCTTCGCCGGGCAGCCGGTGCGCGCCTGGCTGTGGCTGCCCCGCGGGGCGCGCGGTCCGCTGCCCGCCGTGGTCGAGTACCTCGGCTACGGCTGCGGCCGGGGCACGGCGCTCCGGGCGACCCTGTGGTCCTCGCTCGGGTACGCGCACCTGCTGATGGACAGCCGCGGCCAGTCCACCCCCTACGGCGCGGCGGACACCCCCGACGGGGACTTCGCCCCGCAGACCGGCGGGGTGCTGACCCGCGGCCTCGCCGGGCCCGAGTACCACTACTACCGGCGGCTGTTCACCGACGCCGTCCGGGCGGTGGACACCGTCGCCGGGCTGGCGGAGGTCGACCCCGACCGGATCGCGGTGGTCGGCGGCAGCCAGGGCGGCGGCATCGCGACCGCCGTCGCCGGGCTGCGCCCGGCCTGGCCGGGGCCTGCGTCGACGTGCCGTTCCTGTGCCACTTCCGGCGCGCGACGCAGATCACCGACTCCCACCCGTACCGGGAGATCACCGACTACCTGCGGGGCCGGCCCGCCGACGTCGAGCGGGTCTTCGACACGCTGTCCTACCTGGACGGCGCCAACCACGCGGCCCGGGCGACGGCGCCGGTCCGCTTCTCGGTCGCGCTGATGGACCCGGTCTGCCCGCCGTCCACGGTGTTCGCCGCCTACCACCGGTGGGGCGAGCACGCGGGCGGCGCCGACAAGGACGTCCGGGTGTGGGAGTACGCGGCCCACGAGGGCGGCGGCGACCACCAGCTCGCCGAGCACGTCGCCTTCCTGTCGCGGGTCACCGGCCACCGCGCCCACTGAAGCCACTTCCCAGGAGCACCACCATGATCACCAGGTCGACCATCGGCACCGGATGGCACCTCACCCTGACCGACCCGCACCCCGACGCCCCCGCCGACCTGCGCGGGCGCACCGTGCCGGCCGCCGTCCCCGGCTGCGTGCACACCGACCTGCTCGCCGCCGGCCTGCTCGCCGACCCCTACGTCGGCCTGAACGAGGCCGGGCAGCACTGGATCGGCCGCTCCGGCTGGACCTGGACCACCTCCTTCGACCTCCCGGCCGGGGACGCCGCCACCCGGCGGGAGCTGGTCTTCCACGGCCTGGACACGGTCGCGGAGGTCAGCGTCAACGGACACGTCGTCGGCCGCACCGCGAACATGCACCGCACCCACGCCTTCGACGTCACCGCGCTGGTCACCCCGACCGGCAACGAGCTGCGGGTGCACATCGGTTCGGTGTACGACTACACCGACGCCCGCCGGGCCGAGTCCGGCGAACTGCCCTCCACCTACGACGAGCCGTTCAACCACGTCCGCAAGATGGCGGCCAACTTCGGCTGGGACTGGGGGCCGACCCTGGTCACCGCCGGGATCTGGAAGCCGGTCGAGCTGCTCGGCTGGAGCGGCGCGCGGCTGGAGTCCGTCCGGCCCGCCGTCACCGTCGACCGGCCCGGCCAGGACGGGCCCGCGACGGTCACCGCGCACGTCGCGGTGCGCCGGGCCCCCGACGCCCCGGACGCCGAGCTGCTGCTCACCGCGACCGTCGCCGGGCAGCGCGCCACCGGCCGGGTCCCGGCCGGGTCGGACACCGCCGAACTGACCGTCGCGGTGCCCGACGCCCGCCTGTGGTGGCCGATCGGCCTGGGCGGACAGCCGCTCTACGACCTGGAGGTCGGCCTCTCGTCCGGCGCGGGGACCGCGGACCGCTGGTCGCGCCGGATCGGCTTCCGGACCGCCGAGCTGCACACCGCGCCGGACCGGGCGGGCACCCCGTTCGAGATCCTGGTCAACGGCGTCCACGTGCCCGTCCGGGGCGTCAACTGGATCCCCGACGACTGCTTCGTCTCCCGGCTCGGCCGCGCGGACTACGCCGCCGCCCTCGACCACGCGGTCGAGGCCAACGTCAACCTGATGCGGGTCTGGGGCGGGGGCATCTACGAGAAGGACGAGTTCTACGACCTGTGCGACGAGCGCGGCCTGCTGGTCTGGCAGGACTTCCTGTTCGCCTGCGCCACCTACAGCGAGGAGGAGCCGATCCGCGGCGAGGTCCTCGCCGAGGCCCGCGACAACGTCACCCGGCTCGCCCCGCACCCCAGCCTGGTGCTGTGGAACGGCAACAACGAGAACCTGTGGGGCCACCGCGACTGGGGCTGGCCCGAGGTCCTCGGCGACCGCGGCTGGGGCCTGGCCTACTACACCGAGCTGCTGCCCGCGGTCGTGGCCGAGCTCGACCCGGGCCGCCGTACTGGCCCGGCAGCCCCTGGTCGGGCTCCGCCGACCGGCACCCCAACGACCCGCTGCACGGGCCGATCCACATCTGGGACGTCTGGAACGAGCGCGACTGGACCGCGTACGCCGAGTACCAGCCGCGTTTCGTCGCCGAGTTCGGCTTCCAGGGCCCGGCCTGCCGGCCCACCGTCCGGCGCGCGATCGACGACGGCCCGCCGGCCCCGACCGGGCCGGTCGCCGACGCCCACCAGAAGGCCAAGGACGGCGTGGCCAAGCTGCAGCGCGGCGTCCTGCCGCACCTGCCGGACCGGCGTCGGGGGGACCCGGAGCAGGAGATGTCCGACTGGATCTACCTCGCCCAGCTCAACCAGGCCCGCGCCGTCCGGTTCGGCATCGACCACCTGCGCGGCCAGTGGCCGCGCTGCTCCGGCACGATCCTGTGGCAGCTCAACGACTGCTGGCCGGTGGCCTCCTGGGCGACCGTCGACGGCGACGGCCACCGCAAGCTCGCCTGGTACGCGCTGCGCGCCGCCTACCGGCCCCGGCACGCCGCCGTGTCGCAGGCCACCGGCCGCCGCCCCTTCGTCCGGCTCACCAACAACGGCGGCGACCCGTGGCGGACCGAACTCGCCGTCCAGGTCCACACGGTGGCGGGTGAGCTGCTCTCGGAGGCCGTGCACCCCGTGGCCCTCCCCGACGGGGCGACCGCCTCCCTGCCGGTCGAGCTGACGGACCGCCACCCGGCGGGCACGCCGCTGGTGGTGACGGTCCGCGAGGCCGGCGCGGTCCTCGACCGGGTCCTCACCGCGGAGGACGTCGCCGCCGACCTGCCCGCCGCCCGCCTGACCGTGACCACCGAGGCGGCCGCGGACGGCGTCCGGGTGCGCGTCCTGGCCCACACCCTCCTGCGCGACGTGGTGCTGAACGCGGACCGGCTCGACGACGGCGCGACCGTCGACGAGCAGCTGGTCACCCTGCTCCCCGGGGAGGCGCACGTCTTCCACGCCCGCACCGCGGCGGCGGCCGAGGACCCCCGCTGGCAGCACCCGCTGACCGTGCGCTGCGTCAACGACCTGATCGGCGGCTGACCCGCGGCGGCCGTCCCCCACCGGGCGGCCGCCTCCTCCCGGACCGTCGCCGGACCGTCGCCGAACCGCACTGCGGACCGGCGGTGGGAGCGGCCCGGCCGGGGTCACCGCCCTCCGCCCCCGGGGTGCCGCGGCGGGCCCGGCGGGCGGAGGGCGGCCGCCGCGGTGGCGGCGTCGGTGGTGGGGAGGCGAGGGGCGAGGTCGGCGAGTAGGCGGCGCAGCCGGGTGCGGACGGGGCCCGGGGAGGTGGCGACCGAGCCGGTGAGCACCAGTGGTTCGCCGGGGCGGGCGGTGGCGCGGACCAGGGCGGCGAGGTGGTCCGCGGCCGTGTCGGTGAGGGCGCGGGCGTCGGGGTCGCCGGTGGCGGCCAGGCGGCAGACGGGGGCGGCGAGTTCGGCGAGGCGGCGGGGCGGCCCGTCGTAGGCCCAGCGGAGCGGGTCGTCGGCGCAGTGCGCGCGGACCAGGACGCCCAGGGCGCTGCGGGGTGCGCGTGGGCGTGCCGGAGGGCCTGGCGGCCGAGCCAGAAGCCGCCGCCCTCGTCGCCGAGCAGCCAGCCGAGTCCGCCGTGCTGTGCGACGGTGCGTCCGGCGTCGAGCCGGACGCAGATCGCGCCGGTACCGGCGATCAGGACGGTGCCGGTGCCGTCGGTGACGCCGCCGGAGGCCAGCGCGGGCACGGTGTCGGGGACCAGCCGGACGGGCACGTCCAGGCGGAGGGCCGTGCGGCAGCGGGCGGCGAGGGCCGCGGGGTCGGGCAGGGCCCGGTAGCCGGCGAGTCCGATCGTGCAGTCGGTGATCCGGCCGGGTGCCCGGTCGCCGAGGGCGGCGGCGGTGGCGGCGGCCAGCCGGGCGGTGACGGTGGCGGGGTCGGTGCCGGCGGCGTTGGCGCCGGGTGCGGTGCCGCGGCCGAGGACGGTGCCGGTCCGGTCGGTGAGGACGGCGCGGGTGTGGCTGCCGCCCGCGTCGAGCCCGAGGCGGAGCGTCATCCGCCGGCCCCGGCCCGGGCGGCGACGGCAGCGGGGTCGCCCTCGTCGGGGCGCCGGTAGTGAGGGCGCGGACGGCGGCGAAGGGGCGGCCCCGGTGGGCGGCGAGGGCGGCGCGGGCCCGGGCGGGGGTGGCGCCGGTGGTGAGTGCGACCAGGGCGGTGGCGGTCTCCCCCGCGCAGGTGTCGAGGCAGGCGGCGGCCTCCTCGGCGGTGACCCGGCAGGAGGTGGTCAGGGTGCGGACGGCCCGTTCGCGGAGCTTCCCGTTACGGGCGGAGGCGGCCACCATCAGGTTCGACCAGGTCCGTCCGGTGCGGACCATCAGCGCGGTGGAGAAGGCGTTGAGGGCGAGTTTCTGGGCGGTGCCCGCTTTCATCCGGGTGGAGCCGGTGACCACCTCGGGGCCGGTGGCCAGGACGACGAGCAGGTCGGCGTGGGCGGCGCCCGACGCGTCGGGGTCGGCGGTGAGCAGCGCGGTGGCGGCCCCGGTGGCGCGGGCGGTGGCGAGGGCGCGCAGGACGTACGGGGTGCGGCCGCTCGCGGTGACGCCGATGACCAGGTCGTCGGCCCGGGGGCGGTCGGGGTCGGCCGGGTCGGGGCCGGTGTCCTCGGCGGGTTCGGCAGCCCGGCCGGCGGCGATCGGCCCGCCGGCCAGGTGGGCGACCAGGGTCTCCGGGCCGACCCCGTAGGTGGGGCCGAGTTCCAGCGCGTCGCCGAGGGCGATCCGGCCGCCGGCGCCCGCCCCGTAGTAGTGCACCCGTCCGCCGCGGTCCAGGGCCCGGACGGCGGCGTCGACCAGGTCGGCGAGCCGGGGCAGGGCGGCGCGGACGGCGGCGGCGACGGTGGCGTCCTGGTCGTTGATCAGTTCCAGCAGGGCGGGGGTGTCCAGGGTGTCGAGCCCGGTGCTCAGCGGGTGCCGGTGTTCGGTCGGGGGGAGTGGACAGCGGGTGCCGGACGGCGCGGGCTCGGACGACGCGGGCTCGAACGGCGCGGTCTCAGACGGCGCGGTCTCAGACGGCGTAGGCATCGAGGCTCCACAGCGAGTAGGCGTAGGCGGTGCCCCGGGTGGTGAGGTCGAGCCGCAGGTAGCGGCCGGTGCCGTGCAGGCCGGTGAGGTACTCGACGCCGCCGGTGCCGCCGGTCACGGTGCGCACGGTCGTCCAGGCGCTGCCGTCGGTGGAGAGCTGGACGCGGTAGGCGCTGCCGTAGCCGGTGTTCCACACCAGCCGGACGCCCTCGACGGTGCGGACGGCGCCGAGGTCGACGGTGAGGCTCTGCGGGTCGGCGTAGGCGCTGGCCCAGCGGGTGTACGGGCTGCCGTCGACCGCGTTGGGGCCGGTCAGGGTGGAGCTGTAGCTGCTGGAGACGGTGACCGGGCGGCCGAGGGCGAGGTCGGCGGCCGTGGCCTCGGGCCCGGCGGACCAGTCGAGGAACGCCCGGGTGGCGGGCAGCCAGCCCTGGCTGCCGGCGCCGTTCTGGCAGGCGGTGTCGCAGACGGCGGGGTTGGAGCCGCCCCAGACCACCGCGCCGGGCAGGCCGAGGTCGTGCAGGGTGGCGAGCTGGAAGGCGAACTGGGCGGCGGGCACCCAGGTGAGCGAGAGCGCGCCGGTGCCGTCGTGGTACTGCGGCCAGACGTAGGGGAGCACCGGGACCGCCGGGTCGATCTGCGCGGCGGCGGCCAGGTTGCCCTTCAGGGTGGTCAGCCAGCTGTCGTAGCCGGTGGCGTAGGTGTACGCGGAGGGGAAGAAGGCGGTGTTGCGGTCCTGGGCGATCAGCTGCCGGTACAGGCCCTGGTGGGCGGTGGCGGTGTTGCCCAGCAGGCCGTACCAGCCGATGAGTTGGGTCGGCGCGACCTGGCGGGCCCAGCTCTGGAGGGTGGCCAGCCGGTTGAGGTGGTCGGCGGCGGTCGCGGCGTCCCCGGTGAGGTAGAGGCTCTCGCAGTCGAGCACCAGCGGCGCGTCGGGGTGGGTGTCGTACTGGGCGACCAGGGACTTCCAGGTCGTCTCGGCGGGCAGCGCGCCGCCGGCCACCAGCGGGGTGCAGACGGTTGGGCACCAGGTTGGCGGGGACGGCGCCGTGGCCGATGTCGGCGCTGGCGTAGGCGGTGTCGTCGTACAGCGTGAAGGCGGCGGAGGTGGCGGGGGCGGGCGGGGGCGGCGGGCACGGCGTGGCGCCGGGTCCGGGGCGAGCGGCAGCAGGGCGGCGGCGACGGACAACAGCAGGGTCAGGACGCGGTGCGGCGCTCTGGTCGGACGGGGCGCGCTGGTCGGGCGGGGGGCGGTCATCGGCGGTCTCCATACGTACGGGGGGAGGGGGGGCGGGGTCAGCGGGCGCGGCGCAGGCTGTGGCGGCGGACGGCGTCGTGGGCGCGTTCCAGGCCGTCCAGGATGCGGGCGTGGTCGTGCTGGGCGAGGGTGACGTAGAGGGCGTCCACGACGGTGAGTTGGGCGGTGCGGGAGGCGGTGCCGCCGCTGCGGAAGGCGGTCTCCGAGCGGCGGTGAGCAGCACCAGGTCGGCGGCCTGGGCGGCGGGCGAGCGCGGGTTGCTGGTGACGGCGGCGGTGGCGGCCCGGGCGAGGCGGGCCTCCTCCAGCACCTCGACCACCTCGCGGGCCCGGCCGGAGTGGCTGATGCCGAGGGCGAGGTCGCCGGGTTCCAGAGGCGGCGGTCATCAGTGCGGCGTGCACGTCGCTGGCGAACACGGCGGCGTAGCCGAGGCGTTGGAGTTTCTGGGTGGCGTCGAGGGCGGCGAGTGCGCTGGAGCCGACGCCGACCACCAGGATGCGGCGGGCTCGAGGGCGGTGGCGGTCTCCTCGGCGGCCCGGGCGTTGGCCCAGCCGACCTTGCGGACCAGTTGCTCGGGGTGTCGTCGGGGCCGAGGTCGGTGCCGAGGCCGAGGTCGGGGCGGGTGTCGGCGCGCAGCCGTTCGGCTCGGCGGCCAGGCCGAGCCGCAGTTGGGCGTAGCCGCGCAGGTCGAGGCTGCGGCAGAAGCGGTGCACGGTGGTCTCGGAGGTGCCGGCGGCGCGGGCGAGTTCGGTGATGGTGCGGGTGGCGGCGGCGCCGGGGTCGGCGAGGACCAGGTCGGCGATGCCCCGTTCGGCCTTGGGGAGCAGGTCGCGGTGGTGGCGAATCCGGGCGAGCAGGTCATCGGGGCACGGGTCGGTCCTTCCTGGGGTGGTGCGGCGGGGCGGTGCGGGCCAGCCGGTCGGCGAGGACGTTCCAGCGGTCGGGGCCGAGGCCCTCGCCGGGGAACAGGCAGATGCTGCCCGATCCGGCGGCCAGGGTGTGGTCGAGCAGGGCCGTGAAGTCGGCGGTGTCGATCGGCGGCCCCCAGTCGGCGGGGCGGCCGAGGACGGCGGCGGCGTCGGCGGTGGTCTGTACGACGGGCACCAGCGGGACGGGGAGGGCGCGGCCGCGCAGCAGCCGGGCGGGCCAGCGCGGGTCGCGGTGCAGGATGGCGTGGTAGGCCATCGGGAGCAGCAGGTCGAGCACCCGGGCGAGTTCGCGGGCGTCCTGGCCGACCAGGGCGCGGCGTTCGGTCTCGTCGGCGGCGGGGACCAGGAAGGCGCCGACGGGCAGGCCGGGGCGGGTGGTGCGGGCCGCGGCGGCGAGCAGGCGGGCGGCGCCGGTGACGGCGGCGGTGCGGAACTCCGTCCAGGCGTCGGCGTGGTGCGCGGCGATCCAGCGGGCCGCGGCGGCGCCGGGGCCGGGCGGGCGCAGGCCGGTGCGCGCGGTGAACTGCCGCAGTGTGTCGGGGTCGTAGGAGGCGGAGCGGGGCCGGGCTCCGGGGCGCAGTTCGAGCTCCCAGTGCAGCGGCCAGCGCAGGAAGTCCAGCAGCAGGCCGTCGACGGGGGCGGTGCGCAGGGCGGTGGTGAGCCGTTCGGCCAGGCGGGCGGTTTCCAGTCGGGGTCGTTGGGGCGTACGCCGGTGTACCACTCCATCGGCTGCCAGGGGCCGCGTCCTGGTCGACGCGGGGCCGTCGGGGCCGCGGAAGCAGGCGAAGCTGCCGTGCAGGCGCAGGCCGCGGCAGTGGGCCAGGTCGGGCCAGGCCGGGGGTGACCGCTTCGAGTTTGGTGACGACGGTGTCCAGTCCGGCCGCGGCGGCCCGGTCGAGCAGACGGGGCAGCCGCGGCGAGCCGGGGTCGAGGAGTAGCAGGAGCGCACGGCGACCGACTCTAGCCAGCTGCCGGGAAAGTCGTAAATAACTTTCGCACCGATCAGAGGTTCGCAGTTCATCACGTAGTGTGGCGCAACACAGTGAAACATTTCCGCAATTCCGGCGGTGAAATCGAAAGATATTTACGAGATTTCGTTGACACCGGCCGAGCGGCGCGGAGGCTGAGGCCACCTCACCCCCGCCCACACCGCCCGTTCGGGAGCTTCGCCATGCCCACGCACCGGCCGCCCGTCCGTCTCGCCCGTCCGGCTCGTCCGGCTCGTCCGCCCTCGCCCTCGCGCCGCCCTGCTGGTCGCCGCCGCCTCTCACCGGCTGCGCCCCGACCGCGGGAAGGCCGCCCCGGCCGGGCCGTCACCGCGCCGCTGCCCACCGCCGTACCGGCCGGCGTCACGCTGCGGATCGCCGACCAGAACGACCTGCTGAAGACCACGCTGGCCGCCGCCGGACAGGACAAGGACCTTCCGTACCAGGTCAGTTGGTCCTCCTTCAGGGCGGCCCGGCGGTGCTGGAGGCGTTCCGGGCCGGGGCCGCGCGACGTCGGCTTCGTCTCCGACGCGCCGGTGTCTTCGCCCAGGCGCACGGCCAGGACGCCCGGGTGGTCGGCGTGGTGCAGAACAGCCCGGACGCCGTCCACCTGTGGACCTCGCCGGCAGCACGGCCGGGACGGTGGCCGACCTGAAGGGGAAGAAGATCGCCTACACCGAGGGCACCACCTTCCAGCCGCCGTCCTGACCGCGTTGAAGAACGCCGGGCTGAAGCCCTCCGACGTCACCCTGGTCAAGCTCAACCCGCCGGAGATCCCGGCCCGGCTGGCCGCCGGGCAGGTCGACGCGGGCACCCTGACCGAGCCGCTGGTCAGCAAGTACAGCACCGGCTACCAGGACAAGGGCGCCCACGAGCTCGCCGACGACAAGGCGCTCACCAGCGGCCTGCAACTGCTCATCGCCCCGGGCGCCGTCGTCGCGGACGACGCCCGCAGCGCCGCCCTGGCCGACCTGGCGGCCCGGTTCACCCGCGCCGAGCTGTGGATCACCGCCCACAAGGACGCCTGGGTGCAGTCCTACTACGTGGACTCCCAGAAGCTGCCCGCCGAGGTCGGCCGGGCCGTGGTCGCCAACAACGGGACGGCCACCATCCCCGACTACACCACCGCCGCCGCCCGGCTGCAGCGGATCACCGACGTGCTGGCGGAGTCGGGTGCGATCGGGGCGCTCGACGTCTCCACCGCCTTCGACCGCCGCTTCGACGCCGTCCAGGCCGCCGCGGCCAAGGGCTGAGCGATGACGACGCGCCACCACCGGGGCGCCCGCCGCCGCCGGCGCCGCTCCGCCCGGCCACCCGGCCGGGCGGCCGCCGACGGGTCCGTTCTCCCGCGCGCTCGGCCCGCTGCTGCTGCTCGCCCCTGGCAGACCTGCTCCGCCACCGGCGTCCTGGACCCGCAGACCCTCGCCCCGCCGGGGCGGTCGCCCGGCAGGGCTGGGACCTGCTCGGCGACGGGCAGCTCGGCCACCACCTGTGGGTGTCGCTCCAACGCGCCGCCCTCGGGCTGGCCTTCGGCGGTGCCGCGGCCGTGCTGCTGGCACTGCTGGCCGGGCTCTCCCGGCTCGGCGAGGCCCTGATCGACGGGACGGCGCAGCTGTTCGGGCGCTGCCGATCCTCGCCCTCGTCCCGCTGGCCATCCTGTGGTTCGGCATCGGCGAGGAGGTGAAGATCATCCTGGTGGCGCTCGGCACCTTCTTCCCGATCTACGTCAACACCCACGCCGCCCTCACCGGCCTGGACCTGCGCTGGGCCGAACTCGCCCGCACCGTCGGCCTGAACCGCCGCCAGTTCCTGCGCCGGATCGCCCTGCCGGGTGCCGCGCCGGGCTTCTTCACCGGCCTGCGGCTGGCCGTCACCGTCTCCTGGCTGGTGCTGGTGGTCAGTGAGCAGATCAACGCCAACAGCGGCATCGGCTACCTGATGGAACAGGCCCGCACCTTCGGCCAGACCGACGTCATCGTGGTCGGCCTGGTGGTCTACGGCCTGCTGGGCCTGGCCTCCCGACACCCTGGTACGACTCCTGGAGAGGCGGGCCCTGCGATGGCGCACGACACTCGGCTGACCGACCCGGCCCCGGTTCCGGGCCCGGCCACGACTCCGGTCCGGCCACGACTCCGGCCGGTGGCGGGTGCGGCTGCGCGGCCTGCGCCGCGCCTTCGACGGCGCACCGTCCTGGACGGCGTCGACCTGGACGTCGCCAAGGGCGAGTTCACCGCGCCTGCTGGGCCACTCCGGCTCCGGCAAGTCCACCCTGCTGCGGGCCGCCGGCCGCCTCGACGGCGGGGGCGAGGGCCTGGTCGAGGTGCCCGAGCCCAGCGCGGTGGTCTTCCAGGACGCCCGGCTGCTGCCCTGGAGCCGGGTGCTGGAGAACGTGGTGCTCGGCCTGCCCGGGCCCCGCTCCGCCGCGCTCGCCCGCGGCCGGGCCGCGCTCGCCGAGGTCGGCCTGGCCGGCCGGGAGCGGGCCTGGCCCGGCACCTCTCCGGCGGCGAGGCACAGCGCGCGGCACTCGCCCGGGCCTTGGTGCGGGAACCGGAACTCCTGCTGCTGGACGAGCCGTTCGGCGCCCTGGACGCCCTCACCCGAATCCGGATGCACGCCCTGCTGCGCGACCTGTGCGCCCGGCACCGCCCCGCCGTCCTGCTGGTCACCCACGACGTGGACGAGGCCCTGCTGCTCGCCGACCGGGTCCTGGTGCTCGCCGACGGCCGCTTCTGCCTCGACCTGCCCCTGCCCGGCCCGGCCGGACCGGACCGCCGCCGGGACCCGGCCTTCCCCGCCCACCGGGAGCGCCTGCTGCGGGCCCTCGGCGTCCCGGAGTCGGACCCGGGGGCGGAACCGGGGACGGATGCCCCTGACCGGCGGCCTCGACCGTTCGGCAGGTGATCTTGCCGGGCGGGGGGGCCGGCGGAGGTCCGCGCGTCGGCGTGGCCGTGCGAGTCCGGCCACGTGGTCCGTCACGTGGCCGCGAGGGCGGGGGCGTCGAGGATGGCGAGTTCGGCGGGGGTGGCCTGGCGTTTCCAGTCGGGGGCGAGGGCGGCGTAGGTTGCCACGTCGTGCCAGCAGCCCTGGGTGCGGAAGAGTTGGCGCAG
This is a stretch of genomic DNA from Kitasatospora fiedleri. It encodes these proteins:
- a CDS encoding glycoside hydrolase family 2 protein, whose product is MITRSTIGTGWHLTLTDPHPDAPADLRGRTVPAAVPGCVHTDLLAAGLLADPYVGLNEAGQHWIGRSGWTWTTSFDLPAGDAATRRELVFHGLDTVAEVSVNGHVVGRTANMHRTHAFDVTALVTPTGNELRVHIGSVYDYTDARRAESGELPSTYDEPFNHVRKMAANFGWDWGPTLVTAGIWKPVELLGWSGARLESVRPAVTVDRPGQDGPATVTAHVAVRRAPDAPDAELLLTATVAGQRATGRVPAGSDTAELTVAVPDARLWWPIGLGGQPLYDLEVGLSSGAGTADRWSRRIGFRTAELHTAPDRAGTPFEILVNGVHVPVRGVNWIPDDCFVSRLGRADYAAALDHAVEANVNLMRVWGGGIYEKDEFYDLCDERGLLVWQDFLFACATYSEEEPIRGEVLAEARDNVTRLAPHPSLVLWNGNNENLWGHRDWGWPEVLGDRGWGLAYYTELLPAVVAELDPGRRTGPAAPGRAPPTGTPTTRCTGRSTSGTSGTSATGPRTPSTSRVSSPSSASRARPAGPPSGARSTTARRPRPGRSPTPTRRPRTAWPSCSAASCRTCRTGVGGTRSRRCPTGSTSPSSTRPAPSGSASTTCAASGRAAPARSCGSSTTAGRWPPGRPSTATATASSPGTRCAPPTGPGTPPCRRPPAAAPSSGSPTTAATRGGPNSPSRSTRWRVSCSRRPCTPWPSPTGRPPPCRSS
- a CDS encoding glycoside hydrolase family 2 protein; this translates as MALPDGATASLPVELTDRHPAGTPLVVTVREAGAVLDRVLTAEDVAADLPAARLTVTTEAAADGVRVRVLAHTLLRDVVLNADRLDDGATVDEQLVTLLPGEAHVFHARTAAAAEDPRWQHPLTVRCVNDLIGG
- a CDS encoding BadF/BadG/BcrA/BcrD ATPase family protein; protein product: MTLRLGLDAGGSHTRAVLTDRTGTVLGRGTAPGANAAGTDPATVTARLAAATAAALGDRAPGRITDCTIGLAGYRALPDPAALAARCRTALRLDVPVRLVPDTVPALASGGVTDGTGTVLIAGTGAICVRLDAGRTVAQHGGLGWLLGDEGGGFWLGRQALRHAHAHPAAPWASWSARTAPTTRSAGPTTGRPAASPNSPPPSAAWPPPATPTPAPSPTRPRTTSPPWSAPPPAPANHWCSPARSPPPRAPSAPGCAAYSPTSPLASPPPTPPPRRPPSARRARRGTPGAEGGDPGRAAPTAGPQCGSATVRRRSGRRRPPGGGRPPRVSRRSGR
- a CDS encoding discoidin domain-containing protein, with amino-acid sequence MTAPRPTSAPRPTRAPHRVLTLLLSVAAALLPLAPDPAPRRARRPRPPPPPPPPSRCTTTPPTPAPTSATAPSPPTWCPTVCTPLVAGGALPAETTWKSLVAQYDTHPDAPLVLDCESLYLTGDAATAADHLNRLATLQSWARQVAPTQLIGWYGLLGNTATAHQGLYRQLIAQDRNTAFFPSAYTYATGYDSWLTTLKGNLAAAAQIDPAVPVLPYVWPQYHDGTGALSLTWVPAAQFAFQLATLHDLGLPGAVVWGGSNPAVCDTACQNGAGSQGWLPATRAFLDWSAGPEATAADLALGRPVTVSSSYSSTLTGPNAVDGSPYTRWASAYADPQSLTVDLGAVRTVEGVRLVWNTGYGSAYRVQLSTDGSAWTTVRTVTGGTGGVEYLTGLHGTGRYLRLDLTTRGTAYAYSLWSLDAYAV
- a CDS encoding glycoside hydrolase family 10 protein codes for the protein MVHRRTPQRPRLETARLAERLTTALRTAPVDGLLLDFLRWPLHWELELRPGARPRSASYDPDTLRQFTARTGLRPPGPGAAAARWIAAHHADAWTEFRTAAVTGAARLLAAAARTTRPGLPVGAFLVPAADETERRALVGQDARELARVLDLLLPMAYHAILHRDPRWPARLLRGRALPVPLVPVVQTTADAAAVLGRPADWGPPIDTADFTALLDHTLAAGSGSICLFPGEGLGPDRWNVLADRLARTAPPHHPRKDRPVPR
- a CDS encoding type 2 periplasmic-binding domain-containing protein, which codes for MKNAGLKPSDVTLVKLNPPEIPARLAAGQVDAGTLTEPLVSKYSTGYQDKGAHELADDKALTSGLQLLIAPGAVVADDARSAALADLAARFTRAELWITAHKDAWVQSYYVDSQKLPAEVGRAVVANNGTATIPDYTTAAARLQRITDVLAESGAIGALDVSTAFDRRFDAVQAAAAKG